The region TTTTTGCCAAGACATCGGTCAATGTTTGTCGGGCTTGCTTGATCTTCTCTCTGACCAATTCCCTTTGAGAAGAAAGTGCAAGATTCGGGAAGTCGCGGAATAAAGAAGAGTTCATGGTTTACATGCTTCCAATTACTTAGATGGAAAGCATCTATTTTCCATCTTGACAAGATTGAAAAACTCATTCGAATTCGGGCTTGGTTTCGTTCTTATGAAAGCGTATTTACTTCTTCTTTGCTTAGCCATGATCGTAGGCTGCCAATCTCCACCACTACCCGAGTTCAAGCCTCCGGATTCTATCTGCCCGAAAACGGATCTTCTTCTCTTGGCCCAACCAGAGATAGATATCAAATCGGGAAATAGTTTAATCGCTGTTTATTGTAAGAATGATATCACTCCATCCGGTTCGGAATGGGAAGTCAGTCTGGTTTTCGAAGACGAGATCCATCCGAATTCTTGGAAGGATTTCTTTTATAGGATCTATAGAAGGATCAAGTACGGAAGGAATTATGATATAGAGTCTTTCACAATCCGTTTGGAGCCAGATGGAAGGACCTTTCAATTGGATTTGAAAAATGTGTATTCAGGAAGCCAAAACTTCTATCAGGATCCGGTAGAACATAAGGATAGCGTCCTTGCTTCTCACAGTCTCGAGAATAAGAACTCGGTCCCTGTAGTTTACATAAATACCTGGAACCATATGTTTGGGGAAAAAGATACGAATCCGGATCTTCAAAAGCAGGAACACCTTCTATCCGAATTCAGGTTCGGTTCCAGGCGCCAATTGGATCTGTATTTCGGATCTCGCTAGTCGAAAAAGCCTTTTCCGACAAAAGCAGCCCGAAATCCTGGAAGAAACTTAAAGAAGAGGCAGGATCTCTATGTCAAAAATCCCTACTTCCCCCTTTGCGGAATTGGGTCCGAAAACTCCAGTGGACACCGGAAAAGTGAAACGGGGCATTTACGGCAGATATCTGGAAGAATTTACCGAAGGAGCAATCTTCGAGCATCCTAGAGAACTCACAATCGATCGTTCCTTTGCACAAGAATTCGCAACTACATTCATGGAAGCGAATCCTCTTTATCTTTCCTCTCCCTATGCACAAGCTCACGGGTTTAAGGACTTATTAGTTTCCCCATTAATGGTGTTTAACGTGGCTCTTTCCTTAGGAGTCCAGAACGATTCCGAAAAAGCACTGGCAAACCTCGGATACTACGACGTTCAATTCTTAAAACCTGTTTATCCGGGAGATACTCTTTCGGCTAAAACCAAAATCCTCAAAATAGACGATAAAGGTGCTGATAAGCCTGGTATCGTTCATGTTAGAACTCTTTGCCTGAACCAAAACAGAGAGTTAGTTCTTCAATACGAAAGAAAGATCATGATCTATCATTCCAATGGAAAACCGAAAGGAACTCCTAAGCCAGTTGTGAAAGAAGCTTTCTTTCCTGAGACAGATAGTCCTAGTATAGATCTTCCTGAGTTAAAACTTCCGAAAGGATTTGAGACTGCGACTTGGGCGGACACTTACTTTGAAAGTTTCGAGCCAGGACAGATTTATATCCATCAAAATGGAAGAACAATCACAGACGAACATTTTCCTTGGACATACAGAGTAGGAAACACTCACCCTCTTCATTACGATAAACTATACTCTGCTGGAATTTCCGGACCGATGGGAGGAGAGCCTGTAGTATATGGAGGACTCGTATTCGCATGGCTTTGTGGTCTCGCTTCCCGAGATACCACTGAGAATGTTCTTTGGGATCTTGGATTCACCGAAGGATATCATACTCAACCTTCTTTCAGCGGAGACACTGTGACTGCAATTTCCAGAGTTCTATCCGTGAAAGATAGAGGAACTGAATTCGGCATTCCAGCCGGAGAGGTCCATATCCAATTCATCGGTCTCAAGAATATCAAGGCAAACGATGCGTATGAAAAATTCGGCGCAGATCTTTTCTTGAAAGAGAACGATAAGAAGAAGCTTGGAAAAGAAAAACTTCCGGAGAAGATCTTCGAGATCGAAAGAAAGATCTTAATTAAGAAGAAGTTCTAAAGAAAACTCGATCAGGGAACGGAACTTCCGTTCCCACGCATTCGAGCAAAGCGAAGCAAAATCTTAAATCTTGAACTGAGATTCGAAAAAACAGTTCCCACGTAATTTAAGCAAAGCGCGCCCCCACCCTGCACTTGGGAGGGGGGAGTGGCCCGTGGGCAAACCCTTCCCCAACTATCACAGAATCCTTTTTTTGACAACCACCAAAAACTAGTTCCCACATTGTGTAGGAACTATCGAGTCTTAGCTTTCTAAAGTAGCACTCATAGAACCCTTGGAGGCAGGAAGCAGGGGATCGGGTCCGTAATTTAAGATCAGGTCTTGGATATGTTCCGCGTGTTCTAACTCACCTGCGAACACTACGGTCTTCTTTTGCGCATCAACTTCTACCGCATGACCGAAGGCTTGCTCCGGAGTCATCTTGCATACATCCATGAGCATGGTGATCACATACTCGTACGTATGCTCATTGTCATCCCAGAGAACGACCCTCCAAGGCCCTCCGGTATAGACCGGATCTTCGGTGGTCGTTTCTTCTACTGTAGGTGAACCAGGCATAACTGTAGAACCGAAAGACTGGCGATCCTTCGATCGCCTCTTTTTATTATTTGGATTGGACTGCTTTTTTAGCCAATTCCACTATGTTTTTGGATCTGAGGCCGAAATAATCCAATAGTCCGGACCAAGTCCCTGATTTACCGAAAGTGTCCTTCATCCCAAGTTTCAAAACTCGGACAGGATATTCTTCGGAAAGAAATTCACTCACTGCAGAACCCAAACCGCCGACTACATTGTGCTCTTCGCAAGTGACTACTGCTCCGCAGAGTTTCGCGTATTTCAAAATGGCTTCTTTGTCGATCGGCTTGATCGTCGCCATATTCAAAAGAGTGGCTTGGACTCCTTCTGCCTCGAGTTCTTTGACGGCGATCATCGCCTCGTTTACCAGAACCCCGTTTGCAATAATAAGAACATCCTTTCCTTCTCTTAAGACTTCTGCCTTTCCGATTTGGAATTTATAATTTTCTCTTTCTATTACAGGAACATTCGGGCGGCCCACTCTCACGTAGACTGGTCCCTTATAATCTGCAATTGCATGAATGACTTGCTTCGTTTCATTATAATCTGCCGGGCAGATCACTACCATCTCTGGGATGGCTCTCATTGTAGCAAAATCCTCAATACATTGGTGAGAAGCTCCATCCTCTCCAACGGTAATCCCGCCGTGAGAGGCCACAAGCTTCACATTTAAGAATGGATAAACGATACTATTGCGCACCACTTCCCAAGCCCTTCCCGAAAGGAACATGGCAAAGGAAGAAGCGAATGGAACAAAACCGGACAAGGCCAGGCCGGCCGCATGACCTACCAGGTTTTGCTCAGCCACACCCACGTTAAAGAATCGATCCGGAAATGCCTTCGCGAATTTATTCGTCTTGGTCGAACCGGAAAGATCGGCATCTAGAACGACTACGTCTTGGCGAGAAGCGCCTAATTCGTGTAAGGCGTCTCCGTATCCGTCTCGAGTCGCTTTTTGGTCCGCTGTGGATGTGGAAACTGCTCCCATTAGCCTTTCAATGCTCCCGCTTTATCGGTTCTTTCCCAGGTGAAGGTCTCTCCAGATCTACCGAAATGCCCGTAAGCAGCGGTTTCTCTGTATTTTCTTCCCTTCTCTAACAATAGTAAGGATTCAGTGATCCCTCTTGGAGTTAGTTTGAAGTTTGCTTTGATTCTCTTAACGATTTCTTCTTCGGAAAGCTTGCCTGTTCCGAAAGTATCTACGTGAACCGAAACAGGTTCCGCAACACCGATCGCATACGCTAACTGCACTTCACACTGAGATGCAAGTCCTGCCGCGACAATATTTTTAGCGATATATCTTCCCATATATGCCGCAGAACGGTCCACTTTGGAAGGATCCTTACCGGAGAAGGCTCCTCCTCCGTGACGTCCGTATCCACCATACGTATCCACGATGATCTTACGTCCGGTAAGACCAGTATCTCCGTGAGGCCCACCGATGATGAATTGGCCGGTTGGATTAATAAAGTATTTCGTATCCTTTAAGAAGTTTGCAGGGATCACCTTTTTGATACATTCTTCAATGACAGATTCTTCGATCTGTTTGTGAGAAACTTCCGGAGCGTGTTGTGTAGAAATCACAACGGTGTCCACACGAGAAGGTTTTCCGTTCTTGTATTCAACGGTTACCTGGGATTTAGCATCAGGACGAAGCCATTTCAATTTTCCATCATGGCGAAGTCCGGATAAATGTCTTACTAACTCGTGAGAGTAATAGATAGGCATTGGCATAAGTTCAGGAGTTTCATCGATCGCGAAACCGAACATCAAACCTTGGTCTCCAGCTCCTTGCTCTTTAAAAAGACCTTCTCCTTCGGTAACTCCTTGGGAAATATCAGGACTTTGTGCATGAATATGAGAAGAAACCACCGCAAATTCTGCATCGAAGCCTAAAGATACATCGTTGTATCCAATATCTTTGATAACGTTTCTTGCGATCTCTACTGCGTCTATTTTTCCCTTGCTGGTTACCTCTCCGGCAACTACTACCAAGTTGGTAGTCACTAAAGTTTCGCAGGCCACCCTGGATTTAGGATCCTGAGCTAAATATGCGTCTAAAATCGCATCCGATATTTGATCGCAAACCTTGTCCGGATGTCCTTCTGATACGGATTCCGAGGTAAAGATAAAGTCTTGCAGGGACATTTAGGTTCAATTCCTATACTGTTGAATTCTATGGGCGAAACTTTGTCGCTTAAAACTAAAAACCTAGCCAAGTCGTCACTGTCAAGTGAATCCGGTCCGGAATCATCGGGCTAAAAGTGAGCTTGTAAGGGAATTTTAGTCAAAACTTCCGAAATTGGTTTGTAGGATTTATACGGTGAAAAAAGCATTTCTTAGATGAAAATTCGGGTCTCCGATATTAAGGTCAAGAATCGCATTCGCAAAGAACTTGGCGACCTCCACGGTCTCAAAACTTCCATCCAGAATCTAGGGCTTTTACATCCTATCATTATAGACTTGGATAATAAATTAGTCTCCGGCGAGAGAAGGCTGGAATGTGTAAAGCTTTTAGGTTGGGAATATGTCGATGTTCGCATAGTCGACGTTAGAAGTAAAAAAGAAAGGATCTTGATCGAAGCAGAAGAGAACAACGTGCGTCTCCCCTTCACTGCTGAAGAACAGGAAAGAGCCCAAAAACTTTTAAGAAGATATTCTCATACAGGTATCCTAGGTAGAATCTTTGCCTGGCTCATGGATCTTTGGGAGTGGTTTTGGTCCTGGCTTTTTAAAAGTTAATCTCATTTCCATAACGAACATTTTCTCAAAAGATTCGTTATGGAAAATTCAATCCTTCTTCCGATTCTCATTCATTCCAATAGAACTAGTTTTATGAACCCTGAATACTGATTGCTAAGAGAAGCAATGGTAATTCGATTCCTCTCTTCGCGAAAAATATTTCCATCACCAAAGTAAAAACCAAGATCGCAAATTCGTCTGAAGGTGATAATTTTTGCACCGCAAAAGAATCATGGAAACAAAAATTTATTAATTAGATTTACAAAAAGGAATCTCTTCTCTATCTTGAGCAATCCATACCAAGGAGATCTCTCGAATGAAAAAATCTTCGATCCTTATAATCTCTACCGCTATATTGGTCAGCTTTGCTGCTTGTATCGGTGGACTCCCCGGCTTACAAAGTAACTTTGTAGTTGGAGAGCATGAAATTCCCGGCGTAGGAACTAAGAAGCTTTTCGCACCTTATTCCGAAACTGTGAATTATTGGGGATACATCAAACCAGGACAAGCCGCTGACGCAGTCGTTAATGGAAAGAAATCATATTTCCTTTATCTTTGGGTTCCAGCAGCTATCGTTGAACTAGGCGTTCGCTTAATTTCCCCT is a window of Leptospira semungkisensis DNA encoding:
- the lsa23 gene encoding surface adhesion protein Lsa23 gives rise to the protein MKAYLLLLCLAMIVGCQSPPLPEFKPPDSICPKTDLLLLAQPEIDIKSGNSLIAVYCKNDITPSGSEWEVSLVFEDEIHPNSWKDFFYRIYRRIKYGRNYDIESFTIRLEPDGRTFQLDLKNVYSGSQNFYQDPVEHKDSVLASHSLENKNSVPVVYINTWNHMFGEKDTNPDLQKQEHLLSEFRFGSRRQLDLYFGSR
- a CDS encoding MaoC family dehydratase gives rise to the protein MSKIPTSPFAELGPKTPVDTGKVKRGIYGRYLEEFTEGAIFEHPRELTIDRSFAQEFATTFMEANPLYLSSPYAQAHGFKDLLVSPLMVFNVALSLGVQNDSEKALANLGYYDVQFLKPVYPGDTLSAKTKILKIDDKGADKPGIVHVRTLCLNQNRELVLQYERKIMIYHSNGKPKGTPKPVVKEAFFPETDSPSIDLPELKLPKGFETATWADTYFESFEPGQIYIHQNGRTITDEHFPWTYRVGNTHPLHYDKLYSAGISGPMGGEPVVYGGLVFAWLCGLASRDTTENVLWDLGFTEGYHTQPSFSGDTVTAISRVLSVKDRGTEFGIPAGEVHIQFIGLKNIKANDAYEKFGADLFLKENDKKKLGKEKLPEKIFEIERKILIKKKF
- a CDS encoding ATP-dependent Clp protease adaptor ClpS; amino-acid sequence: MPGSPTVEETTTEDPVYTGGPWRVVLWDDNEHTYEYVITMLMDVCKMTPEQAFGHAVEVDAQKKTVVFAGELEHAEHIQDLILNYGPDPLLPASKGSMSATLES
- a CDS encoding ParB N-terminal domain-containing protein; its protein translation is MKIRVSDIKVKNRIRKELGDLHGLKTSIQNLGLLHPIIIDLDNKLVSGERRLECVKLLGWEYVDVRIVDVRSKKERILIEAEENNVRLPFTAEEQERAQKLLRRYSHTGILGRIFAWLMDLWEWFWSWLFKS
- the metK gene encoding methionine adenosyltransferase, which produces MSLQDFIFTSESVSEGHPDKVCDQISDAILDAYLAQDPKSRVACETLVTTNLVVVAGEVTSKGKIDAVEIARNVIKDIGYNDVSLGFDAEFAVVSSHIHAQSPDISQGVTEGEGLFKEQGAGDQGLMFGFAIDETPELMPMPIYYSHELVRHLSGLRHDGKLKWLRPDAKSQVTVEYKNGKPSRVDTVVISTQHAPEVSHKQIEESVIEECIKKVIPANFLKDTKYFINPTGQFIIGGPHGDTGLTGRKIIVDTYGGYGRHGGGAFSGKDPSKVDRSAAYMGRYIAKNIVAAGLASQCEVQLAYAIGVAEPVSVHVDTFGTGKLSEEEIVKRIKANFKLTPRGITESLLLLEKGRKYRETAAYGHFGRSGETFTWERTDKAGALKG
- a CDS encoding transketolase family protein; this translates as MGAVSTSTADQKATRDGYGDALHELGASRQDVVVLDADLSGSTKTNKFAKAFPDRFFNVGVAEQNLVGHAAGLALSGFVPFASSFAMFLSGRAWEVVRNSIVYPFLNVKLVASHGGITVGEDGASHQCIEDFATMRAIPEMVVICPADYNETKQVIHAIADYKGPVYVRVGRPNVPVIERENYKFQIGKAEVLREGKDVLIIANGVLVNEAMIAVKELEAEGVQATLLNMATIKPIDKEAILKYAKLCGAVVTCEEHNVVGGLGSAVSEFLSEEYPVRVLKLGMKDTFGKSGTWSGLLDYFGLRSKNIVELAKKAVQSK